One Setaria viridis chromosome 3, Setaria_viridis_v4.0, whole genome shotgun sequence DNA window includes the following coding sequences:
- the LOC117848567 gene encoding protein argonaute 1B, with the protein MVRKKRTGPGESSGEAPGVPGQGSSQRPETTQQHGGGRGLLPQQGARGAGQHQGRGGYQGRGGPPESQPRDYQGRGGYQGRGGPPSQHPGGPPEVQLRGYQGRGGPPSQHPGGGPPEYQGRGGPRPRGGLPQPHYGRRGGGSVGPSVPPGPSRSVPELHQAPYVQYQAPVAVSPSTPGASSSSQPAEAEVSTGQVQQQFQELAIRGQSSTSQAVQMAPASSKSVKFPLRPGKGTYGSRCIVKANHFFAELPDKDLHHYDVSITPEVTSRGVNRAVMGELVTLYRQSHLDGRLPAYDGRKSLYTAGPLPFTSRTFEITLQDEEDSLGGGQGGQRRQRVFKVVIKFANRADLHHLAMFLSGRQPDAPQEALQVLDIVLRELPTARYCPVGRSFYSPNLGRRQQLGDGLETWRGFYQSIRPTQMGLSLNIDMSSTAFIEPLPVIDFVAELLNRDVSVRPLSDSDRVKIKKALRGVKIEVTHRGNMRRKYRISGLTSQATRELSFPIDDRGTVKTVVQYFLETYGFSIQHTSLPCLQVGNQQRPNYLPMEVCKIVEGQRYSKRLNEKQITALLKVTCQRPQEREKDILQTVHHNAYFEDPYAQEFGIKIDERLAAVEARVLPPPRLKYHDSGREKDVLPRVGQWNMMNKKMVNGGRVSSWACINFSRNVQDNAARMFCQELAQMCQVSGMDFALEPVLPPSYARPEHVERALKGCYQDAMNILRPQGRELDLLIVILPDNNGSLYGDLKRICETDLGLVSQCCLTKHVFKANKQQYLANVALKINVKVGGRNTVLVDALARRIPLVSDRPTIIFGADVTHPHPGEDSSPSIAAVVASQDWPEVTKYAGLVSAQAHRQELIQDLFKVWQDPQRGTVTGGMVKELLISFRRATGQKPQRIIFYRDGVSEGQFYQVLLYELDAIRKACASLEPNYQPPVTFVVVQKRHHTRLFANNHKDQRSVDRSGNILPGTVVDSKICHPTEFDFYLCSHAGIQGTSRPAHYHVLWDENKFTADGLQSLTNNLCYTYARCTRSVSVVPPAYYAHLAAFRARFYLEPDTSDSGSMVSGATMSRGPQPGTSRSSRAVGNVAVRPLPALKENVKRVMFYC; encoded by the exons ATGGTGAGGAAGAAAAGAACTGGCCCTGGAGAGAGTTCTGGGGAGGCTCCTGGAGTGCCTGGACAGGGCTCCTCACAGCGACCTGAGACAACTCAACAGCATGGGGGAGGACGTGGTTTACTGCCTCAACAAGGTGCCCGTGGTGCAGGGCAACACCAGGGTCGTGGTGGATATCAGGGCCGTGGAGGGCCACCTGAGTCTCAACCGCGTGACTACCAGGGCCGCGGTGGATATCAGGGCCGTGGAGGCCCACCTTCACAACATCCAGGTGGGCCACCTGAGGTTCAACTGCGTGGTTACCAGGGCCGTGGAGGCCCACCTTCACAGCATCCTGGTGGTGGACCACCTGAGTACCAGGGACGTGGTGGTCCGCGCCCCAGAGGGGGATTGCCTCAGCCACACTATGGCAGGCGTGGGGGAGGTAGTGTTGGACCAAGTGTTCCTCCAGGTCCATCGAGATCAGTTCCCGAGCTGCACCAAGCCCCATATGTCCAATATCAAGCCCCTGTGGCGGTATCACCATCCACACCGGGAGCTAGCTCATCCTCGCAGCCTGCAGAGGCCGAGGTGAGCACTGGGCAAGTCCAGCAACAGTTTCAGGAACTTGCTATTCGTGGTCAGAGTTCAACTAGCCAAGCCGTTCAGATGGCACCAGCATCAAGCAAATCAGTTAAATTCCCATTGCGCCCTGGCAAGGGTACTTATGGTTCCAGGTGCATCGTGAAGGCAAACCATTTCTTTGCTGAGCTGCCTGATAAAGACCTTCATCACTACGAT GTTTCTATAACGCCCGAGGTTACATCACGTGGCGTCAATCGTGCTGTTATGGGAGAGCTTGTAACTCTTTATAGACAGTCTCATTTGGATGGGCGTCTACCTGCATACGATGGAAGGAAGAGCCTTTATACAGCAGGGCCATTGCCATTTACTTCTAGGACATTTGAAATTACACTGCAAGATGAGGAAGATAGTCTTGGTGGAGGACAAGGAGGCCAAAG GCGCCAGAGGGTATTTAAGGTGGTGATCAAATTTGCTAACCGTGCTGATCTCCACCATTTGGCTATGTTTCTATCTGGGAGGCAACCAGATGCTCCTCAAGAGGCTCTTCAAGTACTTGACATTGTACTACGTGAATTGCCTACTGCCAG GTATTGCCCTGTTGGCAGGTCATTTTATTCTCCCAATTTAGGGAGACGCCAGCAACTTGGTGACGGTTTGGAAACTTGGCGTGGTTTCTACCAAAGCATAAGGCCCACACAGATGGGCCTTTCTCTGAATATTG ATATGTCCTCTACTGCATTTATTGAGCCCCTCCCTGTGATTGATTTCGTTGCTGAGCTTCTTAACAGAGATGTCTCAGTTAGACCATTATCTGATTCTGATCGTGTGAAG ATTAAAAAGGCCTTACGAGGTGTAAAAATTGAAGTCACACACCGAGGAAACATGCGAAGGAAATATCGTATATCTGGCCTCACTTCACAAGCAACAAGGGAGTTGTC ATTCCCTATTGATGATCGTGGTACCGTGAAGACTGTGGTGCAATACTTCCTGGAGACTTATGGCTTCAGTATTCAGCACACCAGTTTGCCTTGCTTGCAAGTGGGCAATCAACAAAGACCAAATTATCTGCCTATGGAG GTCTGTAAGATAGTTGAGGGACAGCGTTACTCAAAACGACTGAACGAGAAACAGATCACTGCTCTACTGAAAGTGACTTGCCAGCGTCCTCAAGAGCGCGAGAAAGACATCCTGCAG ACTGTGCATCACAATGCGTACTTCGAAGATCCATATGCACAGGAATTTGGCATAAAGATTGATGAGCGTCTTGCAGCTGTCGAAGCTCGTGTTCTGCCTCCCCCAAGG CTGAAGTACCATGATAGTGGCAGAGAGAAGGATGTGTTGCCAAGAGTCGGTCAGTGGAACATGATGAATAAG AAAATGGTCAATGGTGGTAGAGTTAGCAGCTGGGCATGCATTAACTTCTCACGAAATGTGCAAGATAATGCTGCCAGGATGTTCTGTCAAGAGCTGGCTCAGATGTGCCAAGTATCTGGAATG GACTTTGCACTTGAACCTGTGCTTCCCCCATCGTATGCGAGGCCTGAACATGTCGAAAGAGCACTTAAGGGATGCTATCAAGATGCCATGAACATACTCAGACCTCAGGGCCGAGAACTGGACCTACTGATTGTAATACTGCCCGACAATAACGGTTCACTTTATG GGGATCTTAAAAGGATCTGTGAGACTGATCTTGGATTGGTCTCCCAATGTTGTCTGACTAAACATGTTTTCAAGGCGAACAAGCAGCAGTATCTTGCAAATGTTGCCCTTAAAATAAATGTGAAG GTTGGAGGAAGGAATACTGTGCTTGTAGATGCTTTGGCAAGGAGAATCCCCCTTGTCAGTGACAGACCAACCATTATATTTGGTGCTGATGTTACCCATCCCCATCCTGGAGAAGATTCCAGTCCTTCCATTGCAGCT GTGGTTGCTTCTCAAGACTGGCCTGAGGTCACCAAGTATGCAGGATTAGTGAGTGCCCAAGCCCATCGCCAAGAGTTGATACAGGATCTTTTCAAAGTATGGCAAGATCCCCAAAGAGGGACTGTCACTGGTGGCATGGTCAA GGAACTTCTCATTTCTTTCAGGAGGGCAACGGGACAGAAACCCCAGAGGATCATATTCTACAG GGATGGTGTTAGTGAGGGACAGTTCTATCAAGTTTTGTTGTATGAACTTGATGCCATTAGAAAG GCCTGTGCATCATTGGAGCCCAATTACCAGCCTCCAGTTACTTTTGTAGTGGTCCAGAAGCGTCATCACACTAGGTTGTTTGCTAACAACCATAAAGATCAGCGTTCTGTTGATAGAAGTGGAAACATACTGCCTG GCACTGTTGTGGATTCAAAGATTTGCCATCCGACTGAGTTCGATTTCTACCTGTGTAGCCATGCTGGCATTCAG GGAACAAGCCGCCCCGCGCATTATCATGTTTTGTGGGATGAGAACAAATTCACAGCTGATGGGTTACAATCTCTCACCAACAACTTGTGCTACAC GTATGCTAGGTGCACGCGCTCAGTATCAGTTG TGCCTCCTGCATACTATGCTCACCTGGCAGCCTTCCGAGCTCGCTTCTACTTGGAGCCAGATACCTCTGACAGTGGGTCGATGGTGAGCGGTGCTACGATGAGCCGTGGTCCTCAACCAGGGACTTCTCGCAGCTCCAGGGCTGTTGGAAATGTTGCTGTGAGGCCTCTACCTGCCCTCAAGGAAAATGTGAAGCGCGTCATGTTTTACTGCTAA
- the LOC117847303 gene encoding putative 12-oxophytodienoate reductase 5, with product MDAASFCAAHCTASCHCQIFRTRARSDRPELREMEAVPLLTPYKMGQFELSHRVVLAPLTRQRSYGNVPQPHAAVYYSQRATSGGLMITEATGVSDTAQGYADTPGVWTAEQVAAWRPIVDAVHARGAVFFCQLWHVGRVSTTAFQPGGAAPISSTDRAVPPQMSFDGHMEEFSPPRRLETHEIPAVVDDFRRAARNAIDAGFDGVEIHGANGYIIEQFLKDAANDRDDEYGGSMENRCRFALEVVRAVAGEVGAGRVGVRLSPFTDYMGCHDSDPEALAAHLVRELSAAGVLYCHMIEPRMALVDGRRRIPHRLRPYREAFRGTFIAAGGYDREEGNKVVGEGYTDLVSFGRLFLANPDLPRRFELPDAPLNKYDRTTFYTSDPVVGYTDYPFLAGDVQAA from the coding sequence ATGGACGCTGCAAGTTTCTGCGCAGCTCACTGCACTGCAAGCTGCCATTGTCAGATCTTTAGAACAAGAGCAAGGAGCGATCGACCGGAGTTGAGAGAGATGGAGGCCGTTCCTCTGCTGACGCCGTACAAGATGGGCCAGTTCGAGCTGTCGCACCGGGTGGTGCTTGCGCCGCTGACGAGGCAGCGCTCCTACGGCAACGTGCCGCAGCCGCACGCCGCCGTCTACTACTCGCAGCGCGCCACCAGCGGCGGCCTCATGATCACCGAGGCCACGGGCGTCTCCGACACGGCGCAGGGCTACGCCGACACCCCGGGGGTCTGgacggcggagcaggtggcCGCGTGGCGGCCCATCGTGGACGCCGTCCACGCCAGGGGCGCCGTCTTCTTCTGCCAGCTCTGGCACGTCGGCCGCGTCTCCACCACCGCCTTccagcccggcggcgccgccccgatCTCCAGCACCGACCGCGCGGTGCCCCCGCAGATGAGCTTCGACGGCCATATGGAGGAGTtctccccgccgcggcggctggaGACGCACGAGATCCCCGCCGTCGTCGACGACTTCCGCAGAGCCGCGCGCAACGCGATCGACGCCGGGTTCGACGGCGTCGAGATCCACGGCGCCAACGGCTACATCATCGAGCAGTTCCTCAAGGACGCCGCCAACGACCGGGACGACGAGTACGGCGGGTCCATGGAGAACCGTTGCCGCTTCGCGCTCGAGGTGgtccgcgccgtcgccggcgaggtcggcgcGGGCCGCGTGGGCGTCCGCCTCTCGCCGTTCACGGACTACATGGGCTGCCACGACTCCGACCCGGAGGCCCTGGCGGCGCACCTCGTCCGCGAGCTGAGCGCCGCCGGCGTGCTCTACTGCCACATGATCGAGCCGCGGATGGCGCTGGTGGATGGGCGCCGCCGCATCCCGCACCGGCTTCGGCCGTACAGGGAGGCGTTCAGGGGCACCttcatcgccgccggcgggtACGACAGGGAGGAGGGGAACAAGGTGGTCGGCGAGGGGTACACGGACCTCGTCTCCTTCGGGCGGCTGTTCCTGGCGAACCCGGACCTGCCCAGGAGGTTCGAGCTCCCCGACGCGCCGCTCAACAAGTACGACCGCACCACCTTCTACACCTCCGACCCCGTCGTCGGATACACCGACTACCCGTtcctcgccggcgacgtccAGGCCGCCTGA